Proteins from one Patagioenas fasciata isolate bPatFas1 chromosome 6, bPatFas1.hap1, whole genome shotgun sequence genomic window:
- the CNN3 gene encoding calponin-3, with the protein MTHFNKGPSYGLSAEVKNKIALKYDPQIEEDLRNWIEEVTGLSIGANFQLGLKDGIILCELINKLQPGSVKKINQSKLNWHQLENIGNFIKAIQVYGMKPHDIFEANDLFENGNMTQVQTTLVALAGLAKTKGFHTTIDIGVKYAEKQARSFDAGKLKAGQSVIGLQMGTNKCASQAGMTAYGTRRHLYDPKMQTDKPFDQTTISLQMGTNKGASQAGMLAPGTRRDIYDQKHILQPVDNSTISLQMGTNKVASQKGMSVYGLGRQVYDPKYCAAPTEPVIHNGSQGTGTNGSEISDSDYQAEYPDDYHGEYQDDYQRDYHGQYSDQGIDY; encoded by the exons ATTGCCCTGAAATATGACCCCCAGATAGAAGAAGATCTGCGTAACTGGATAGAAGAGGTTACAGGGCTGAGCATTGGTGCAAACTTCCAACTGGGATTAAAAGATGGCATAATCTTATGCGA GCTTATAAATAAGCTGCAGCCAGGATCAGTGAAGAAAATTAATCAATCAAAACTAAATTGGCACcag ctGGAGAACATTGGGAATTTTATCAAAGCCATCCAAGTCTACGGCATGAAGCCACATGATATTTTTGAAGCAAATGATCTTTTTGAAAACGGAAATATGACTCAAGTACAGACTACCTTAGTGGCCCTAGCAGGTCTG GCAAAAACCAAAGGTTTTCACACTACAATTGATATTGGTGTCAAATATGCAGAGAAACAAGCACGAAGTTTTGATGCAGGAAAACTAAAAGCTGGTCAAAGTGTAATTGGCCTGCAG ATGGGCACCAATAAGTGTGCCAGTCAGGCAGGCATGACTGCTTATGGAACGAGAAGACACCTCTATGATCCAAAAATGCAAACTGATAAGCCGTTTGACCAGACGACAATTAGCCTACAGATGGGCACTAACAAAGGAGCCAGTCAG GCGGGTATGCTGGCACCAGGTACCAGGAGAGACATCTATGATCAGAAGCACATATTGCAACCTGTGGATAACTCAACTATTTCATTACAAATGGGTACCAACAAAGTAGCTTCACAGAAGGGAATGAGTGTGTATGGGCTTGGACGACAAGTATATGACCCCAAGTACTGTGCTGCACCAACAGAACCTGTCATTCATAACGGCAGCCAAGGGACAGGAACTAACGGGTCAGAAATCAGCGATAGCGATTATCAGGCAGAATACCCTGATGACTATCATGGAGAGTACCAAGATGACTATCAAAGAGATTACCATGGTCAGTACAGTGACCAGGGCATTGATTATTAG